GGAATAATAAATGGATGACTGAGAAAGAATCAGAGCAAGGCTTGGAAGGATAAGAATGAATACTTATATCTCATAATCTCACTCATGTCACATTGTCATGCTTTATAGAGGAGTGCTGTCATCTTTGACTAAAATGAATATTGACTTCTGTTTGGAGCTGAGAGCTTTTTTGAGAAAGTCAGGTGCAAATtgattaaattaaaattataaagCGAAAGAAGCAATGCAGTATTGATGTGGATACCTAACACAAAGAACTTTGGATGCACCTCACAGAGCAGGGACCACCTCACCTACCTGTCACATCAACAGGAGCCAATTGATTTGGACCTCCATTCACATTTACCCCACAGTTGTAGGTTCCAGTATCCATGCTGGTTAGGTTATCCATTGTAACAGTGAACTGGAGTGATGCATGGTTGTCTCTAATAGAGATTCTCTCTACTTTCTCCAGTTTCTCTGACCCTGAAGTCTGAATaatgattggacaatctctgttCATTCTTCTGCACCAATATTTCACATTTGCTTCATACTTTTGATCATAGGTGCAGTTTACATGTACTGAGGTGCCTACAACTGCAAACACAGTTGTTGGGCCATTCAGATC
This genomic interval from Anolis sagrei isolate rAnoSag1 chromosome 2, rAnoSag1.mat, whole genome shotgun sequence contains the following:
- the LOC132766643 gene encoding CMRF35-like molecule 7, whose protein sequence is MALLSLMGSLFLLPGCFCDLNGPTTVFAVVGTSVHVNCTYDQKYEANVKYWCRRMNRDCPIIIQTSGSEKLEKVERISIRDNHASLQFTVTMDNLTSMDTGTYNCGVNVNGGPNQLAPVDVTVTTEKSNSPKLSHDFFSSLDSSSISYLVYVSFMVSIGLKMPILLCLTFAMGWMYKRDKQSSAQVASETPS